The DNA region CTCATATCCTGATATTGTTGGAAGAGGATGCAAAACTGAAAACAGAGGATGACATTGACAAAATCATCTCAGCTGAGTTATCGGAACCTACTTTGTATTCTTCTTTATCAattgtttttttcaatttcatgatGCACAGTCCATGTggcttagcaaacaagtcttcTCTATGCAGGAAAGGTGTCATTGTGAGGAATGTTTCCCAAAAGGTTATGAAGATTCAACGAGAATTGATGAGGATGGGTATCCAAAGTATATAAGTAAGCAAATTGGAATTCAGGTAACCAAAAAAGGAGTGCAGTTGGATAATAGATATGTAGTCACCTACAACCCTGAACTTCTTATGAGGTATCAAGCTCATATCAACGTTGAACATTGCAACAAATTAAATGCTATTAAATATTTGTTCAAGTATGTGAACAAGGGTCTTGATAGAGTTTCCGTTGAGATTTCTAACTAAGGTAAAGACCGAAAGCAAGATGAAGCTGTAGATGAGATAAACCAGTACTATGACAACACGTATTCATCCCCATGCGAAGGAGTGTGGAGAATTTTCCAATTTTATATTCATGATAAGTGGCCTCAAGTTTATATGCTATCATTTCATTTGTTAAATGAGCAGTATATCACAGTCAGAGATTAAGAAAGAATTGATACGGTTGTTGGACAGAATGAGGATCTCGATACAATATTCGTAGCATGGTTTGaagcaaacaaaaaaatttgaaGCTGGTCGAAATCTAACCAATGAAGAATATCCTCAAATATGTTGTAAATATTGCAGCAGGAACTCAATAAAATTTCATTAATATGAAATCAAGATTACAATCATAATCACAATAGTGTGAGGCATGTCACATTGACACTTTGACATTGTCCTTAAGAGTTTATTCACCCGATGCGAAAACTTCTCAGGATTAGCATGCTCTTCTAACCAATTGGTTAGGACTCCGGAGAtacaatttttttacttttaaattaaaaaataataatataaacttttaaaaaatattattaataaattatacaATAAAATGTTCATTTATAACCATGAGGCAAGGATGTGAAGCCTCAATTGGAAGGTTGACTTATATCCCTCCTGGTTGTGGAGAAATTTTTTACACGAGACTTTTGGTCACTATCCAAAAAGGATGCATGCTCTTCTATTTGGAATGCTACACGGAGATTAGTAGCTGGCGAATTTTTGTATGAAAAAAGGAGAGTTCAAATATCAGGTTGTATATTACTATTAATTttgtggtttttattttttattttttcacttTAATGTGTATTTACCTTTAACACATTTTTTAGATATTTTTATAGACAATAATCAGTTGAAAAATTTATGTTTGGTTGACATAGAAAAATTCCTCCAACGAAATGGCACAAGGATGAAGGATCTTAGTTGTTTACCATATTCGATATTGGATGATGTGgaaaaatttcaaaacaagtTCATAGTGGAGGAGCTTAACTATAGTAAAGAATAAATGACAGCTAAACATGCATCCTTTCTAAATATGATGACATATGAATATAATGGTGTGTATGACAACACAATGCAATCAGTGTTGTCTGATAATGGTGGATTTGTATTTTTGTATGGATATGGAGGAACTGGAAAAACTTTCATCTGGATTACTTTATATGTGGTCATCCGTTCAATGGGTATGAATCATTTTGGATGAAACTCCTATGTTAAATAGGAATTGTTTTGAGGCACTAAATAGGACTTTAAGAGAATCATGAGACAAGAAGATGAAAGCAACAAGAACAAGTCATTTGACGGTAAGGTTGTAGTTCTTGGTGGTGACTTCAGACAAATTCTTCCGACCATTTCAAAATGGGGTAGGAAAGACATTGTATATGCTGCTGTAAATTCTTCTGATCTTTGGAAGCTCACTAGAAACATAAGATTAGGAATGGCAGTGTCACCATAACACACATCAGTGATAATAGAAATTGCTGAGTGAATTCTCAAAATTGGCGATggtgatttcaattcaaataagCGTGGTGAATCAAATATTGAAATTTCAGCAGATCTTTTAATACATGATAGTGAAAATTCTCTTCTCGATTTGGTTGACTTCACCTTCCCCAATCTGTTGCAAAACATGAAGAATGACAAGTTTTTTGAGGAACAATGCATATTGTGCCCTACCTTGGAATATGTTGAGAAGGTTAGTGATTTTATCCTTGAGTTACTTCCAGGAAATACTATGGAGTACTTGAGCTCCGATAGCACTTGCAAATCAGATGAGGACACCGAACTAGAGTCCGAGTGATTTACTACTGAGTTCTTAAATGATATTTCATGCTCCGAAATTCCAAATCACAAAATAACTTTGAAGAAATGTGGTCCTataatgcttttgagaaatatagatgAAATAGCCGGTTTATGCAATAAGACATGACTAATTGTGGATGATCTTGGAACAAACATTGCCACTGTAATAACATGAACCAACATTGGGGATAACATTTGCATTCCAAGAATGGACATGATGTCATATGACTTAGGTTACCCGTTTAAGTTTGAAAGATGCAATTTCCAATCAGTCTGTGCTatgcaatgactataaataaaagtcaaggtTAGTCATTGTCCCATGTTGGCCTATACCTTTCTCGCCCAGTATTCACACAGCCAATTTTATGTAGCTCTCTCAAGAGTAAGGTCAAGAAATTATCAGTTACCACTGTTGATATTAACATCATCACAGATATCATGGGTTCACTTACGAACGTTGAAACCGACAACTCATATGACAGAAATGGGGTGCTCACGAAAATTAAAGAAATTGAGATTGAATGTGATgggtatattttattattattttacaaGAGTAAAAATGGTtctatttcaaataaaaaatgtaaattaatccataatatatacattcaggGGTTTTTCTAGGTCCAATCATCGCCTGCGTGGCACCTCATGATTGgctaaattcaataaaaatcctACATGACATTCATTCATTACACTTATAAACGCTAAAAATAACAATTTCATGGATATGGATCAagggtatttttttattattgatcCCGTGAGTGTTCACAACACAATTGATTTCGtggttttttttgaaacatgtgCAAAAAAAGAGACACACAAATgtgcaaaaaaaattcaaaaaagcaCATAactctaattaataaaaaaaatataaaatatttgtttaaagaaatttaaagtaaaatttgaaattaaactccccgtgcaaggcacgggttaTAAACTAGTAATTTTAGAAGTTAGAAGGGAGGAAGAAAAAGCCAAGGcgaaaattaagaaattaaggTAGACTTTGCtgaaataaaaactcaaaaataaattaatatttttattgtaaaaattgataattttttttttactctttatTATGAattacaaatttaattttttacggTAACATTTAAATTGAAAAGTTATATAGTGGTATAATCGAATATCTTAAGATGTtgtattaatttgttttttcaaatttttagtgGATAATGATAACTTTTTTAAGTTGATAATAATTAGACATTATATATAGTATTTGACTACATTTTAGTCATCCTATTTAGAAGCACTGGTATAGTGGTATTGGTATCAGATCTGCATCTCTTCAAAAAAGAGTAGACATTCACGTTCAAgttcacaatttttttaatatgctttttttttttacttttaaaaatttTTAACGGTTAATTGCAAAAAATATAGAGTAGACATTCACGTTGGAATGATTCATCATGTGCCATTATCACTATCTATATTCATAATTAGAAATGATTCAAATTTAGAATTTTGTTGATTGAATGATTAAAATttgtaattaataaaaaaaaaagtcaaaccaATGGTATCAAATTAATGGATCCCACATGAAAGGCATCAGAAGGGATCAactattaattgattaattaattgatttattTAATTGTTGATTTATTGACTCATTAAATTCGACCAGTGAAAATTAAACATGTGGACCAATTAAACGATGTCATTTGGAAATTCAATGGTAACAACCAATAGAATGCAAACATGTGGAAATTATGTAGCAATgtgacccactttggtggatgagctttatatattattaagattgaTAGATAATATTttagattttattatttatattattaatgcATTATTTTAAATACTAttatattcaaaattaattatgagctagCAAAATGGAGGGTGTGATTGAATAATTGTGTAATTGTGTAAATCTTATTTACATTGTCAGTGCATATATATTAATCTCTAAATTTTATATGTACTCACGGGACTCATATGCCCCTGACTGTTCCACCAATGAGGAATTCACCTCTTAGGTTCTTTGGACAACTCTCCCAGACACCCAATGCTTGTCCCAAACTTTGATTGCCCAAGTGGTAGTATGAATACATTTACATTTTTCAGTGCTAGTTAAGGAACATTCACATAATAGTGAGGTTAACTTTTTTAATGAGATTTTTTTCATATCCAGGAACCAAACTTGAGACATTATTTAAGGGAAATGAAGCATGAACCACTTAAACCTATTGCCCATGGGTATATTACGCATAATTAATACAAACATGTTTATGTAATTATTGTAATTTTATACCTAAAAAAAGCTTATACATAGTTGTatcttttttaaaaatcattttaaatCATTTCCGTTTCCCACATTTTTAGAGAAGCAAATAAGGTTGCTAATTACTCTGTTTCGCACTTTGATGCATGTTGCTTAGATAATATTCCTGATTGTTTTGTTTCTTGTATTCATTCAGATATTCTGACTGTATTTGATTAAAAATGAGTTAGTGTAACTAAATACTACTTCGTTGAgtaatgattcattcacacttcacttttttttttcatttcatttccacttatttctccttttatttatCTCTGCATTTAttgtcacatcacatatcatatcactattttctctctttcattGTCTCATAAGGTGGAGGTGTATTtagtatttactatttagtttGTAAAAGAAACATTATTCCTACTACgcttatgtttttaattttctctaaaaagaatgtttttcaaaaaatagctgaaaatcaatttttttaaaatatgaaagaaAGTCACTCTAAATTGGTGAAAAATCCCAAAGTTAGAGTCTACTCAATACTCATGCTGGCTCCGTTCCATTgaatctcattctcattctaTCCGAACAAATGTTGAAGAcatgaagctataattgcagcAGAGAGAAACAAACACAGAATTAGCATTTGTGCTACTCTGAGTAGACTCTTAATCCCTCCTCACaaaaaacctaaaccctaaattcCCTTTTCTCTGTCCTCGATCTTTCTCTCTGTCATTTGATTCTGATGTCACCGCTGTGAGTTACAGGAGCAAACAACATTAAAGTTCGTTTCTTTACCATCTTCCTCTTTCACAGGATACTCCAACAAACATGGGGCTGCCACTAGTTTCTTCTGCACTATTGGATTTCCCTCATAACCGTTAGTTacttctttttctctcaatttcATTCTGTATATTCTTTGGCCATGTTACTTGTTTTGATAttaatttgttatttatttgtttGCAGGTGTTTTCCCCTGCATGGAGTTTATGGGGTCTCACCTATCTGCTTCTAAGTCATATGCTCCTGCTTTGaaggttttatattatatgctTTTATCCTGCATATTTTGTACTTAATATTGTAGATATTTCCTTCCAAAATCTTCTAGGTTCATTGAATTTCCTGAACTGAAATTGGATTTAACTCTTTTGAGGTGAGGGATTCTTTTTTTGCTTTAGAGGGTAAAGGGAAGTGTAATAGCAATTGGTTTTTAGTTGAGAATGTAACAGTATACATGCAtgcttatcttttttttttttttatagcaaATCACGGAGTTGTTTAAATCAAAACAATTAGGTTTTTTAATGAAATGTAGTGGCACCTCAATTTACCCTCTAAAGTGAATCCCCGCTCTggagaaattaaaataaatccATTAAATTTTCGTCATACAAACCTAGTGGAAGCAATTACCAGCTGAAATAAAAGTTCAgcataaaattataattactgATATTTGTCTACCAATGATGTTGATATTGGCTCACTTTCCTTATGTGTGTGATTGGATGAGGATTTCAATCTTAGTGTCTTATAGACTAGGGTAATCTCGAGAgtacatatttgatttcattgttCATCTCAGGTACTATAGACTGTTGAGATGTTACAAGAGCAGTGGCTGCACCTTGAATGGTTTTTATACACGACCCTTGTTTCCTGTTCCTACAGATTAGGATGTCCTAGAAGTTTTTCCTGTTCCTAAATCCAATTTGTTATGTTTCCTCAAGCGGGCATCCAGAAACATCTATTTGAGATGTACTAACTTTGACGCAACTTGAGTTGTAATACTCCTCTTATCTATGTGTAAAAGCTATTTTTCTTCTTACAATGCCTTCTAGTTATGCATTTATAATTAGTCCTCTGCTCATATTGATAATTGAATCCTTCTGGtaattgaatttgtttttagttCCAAATCTGAGTTGTAGCAAATCCTTCTGGCTGAACCTTCATCAAAATACGATTCATTTCTGATATAGTGATTCTAATGACTGATTTTCCTTCCATGGCTGCCTGACTTAAGTATTGCCATGTAGATTTATATCATGGCAGCTACTGGTTTGTGACTTTGTAGTTGACATTGACAAGATTAGATTATTTATTGTTGGTGCATGAATTGAATGTATTGTATCATTATAAATATTGGTCGTTGACACCGGTTAGAGAGATTGAGATGTTCAATTAAACTTGGTACATAGGAATAGAGTCAGAGAGGGAAAAAAAAGAATCATAAGTTACTTATCAATTCTCAAAATTTATGgaatgttattttcttgaagTGTTTTTGCTTTCTCAGTAGTGATTGTAAGCTTGCTTCTACTGATTAACTACAGAAATCATTGTGGAGGATTCAGGATTGTTAGCCTTTGTCTGAAACTGAAGAAAGTAATATAAGCCTTGCAAATATAATATTGTCCTttgttttatcttctgaagcaACCTTGTTGGAACTtacattttagtttttgttgcAGTTTAATTGTCAACATTTTCACAAGGTCGGATCAACATTGCCTGGAGTTATACTTTGTGCTAATCGGAAGTTCAGAGGTGATGAAGCTGTGTGGAAACGAGAACAGTTAACCCAAAATGTTGATTTTCCACCAAAGTTccctaagaaaaagaaaaaaccataCCCAATACCCTTTAAGGAAATCAAACATGCTGCAAGGACTGACTGGAAACTTGCACACATGGGAATAGAGAAGCCTCTTGAACCTCCGAAGAATGGATTGCTTGTTCCAGACCTAGTTCCTGTTGCCTATGGAGTATTTGATGCTTGGAAGCTTTTGATTAAAGGTCTTTCCCAGCTCTTGCATGTCATTCCTGCACATGGCTGTAGGTAGATTATATCGTGCTTATCTTCTAGTTTTTTTGTGAATGttgcatttgttttcttttgttttattgcTGGCGTAGGAGTTAAGTTTTATCCAATTCAATTCCTGCAGTGAATGCTCAGAAGTTCATGTGGCTCCAATTGGTCACTGCATTCTGGATTGTGAAGGTCCTACCAGTTCACAGCGTCATAGCTCTCATGCATGGGTCAAGGGTTCCATCAACGATATACTTGTCCCAATTGAGTCCTATCATCTCTTTGACCCCTTTGGTAGGCGCATTAAGCATCAAACACGGTTTGAGTATGACCGGATCCCAGCTGTTGTTGAGTTATGCATTCAAGCCGGGGTAGATATCCCAGAGTACCCTTCACGCCGAAGGACCAATCCAGTACGAATTTTAGGGAGGAAAATACTTGACAGAGGCGGACATATAGAGGAACCTAAACCATGGCGCTCAGCGGAGTCCTCTTCACTCCTTGACTTCGATACTTACAGGGTTTGTGAGCGGTTTCCGCGTCCATCATTGGCAGACTTACCTAAAATTGCTGAAGAAACACTTTATGCATATGAAACTGTTCGAAAGGGTGTCAggaagttgatgaagaagtaCACCGTGAAAGCATGCGGTTATTGCTCGGAAGTTCACGTCGGACCATGGGGCCACAACGCTAAGCTTTGTGGAGCATTCAAGCACCAGTGGCGGGATGGGAAGCACGGTTGGCAGGACGCGACTGTGGATGAAGTTTTTCCTCCAAATTATGTGTGGCATGTTAGGGACCCGAGTGGACCTCCCTTGAGGAGTTCACTGAAGAGATATTATGGTAAGACTCCAGCTGTGGTAGAAGTGTGCATGCAAGCTGGTGCGAAGATCTCTGATGAGTACAAGCCCATGATGAGGCTTGACATTGTAATCCCGGATAGTGATGAGACAAGAATGATTATTTGATGAAATGTCACAAAATGCAGGATGTCTTCTACATGCATAATCTTTAATATGAGAAATGCACACAATGGCTGTCAGAAGGGGAGGCCTTGAATACAATCTTCAACTACAAGACATCTGTGAGTCCTTGACTTGATGCTAGCTTGTCATGTATATAAGCAAATAGCAAAACAAGTAGGTTATATCACTAAATTTTGGTGTGTCAATTTGTCTGTATAATGATGTCATAAACTAGTGAAAAGTTCTGTGGGAAGATCAGTGCATGTGTCAATTGATTGTATGTTACAATTACAAA from Lotus japonicus ecotype B-129 chromosome 2, LjGifu_v1.2 includes:
- the LOC130738475 gene encoding APO protein 1, chloroplastic-like is translated as MGLPLVSSALLDFPHNRVFPCMEFMGSHLSASKSYAPALKFNCQHFHKVGSTLPGVILCANRKFRGDEAVWKREQLTQNVDFPPKFPKKKKKPYPIPFKEIKHAARTDWKLAHMGIEKPLEPPKNGLLVPDLVPVAYGVFDAWKLLIKGLSQLLHVIPAHGCSECSEVHVAPIGHCILDCEGPTSSQRHSSHAWVKGSINDILVPIESYHLFDPFGRRIKHQTRFEYDRIPAVVELCIQAGVDIPEYPSRRRTNPVRILGRKILDRGGHIEEPKPWRSAESSSLLDFDTYRVCERFPRPSLADLPKIAEETLYAYETVRKGVRKLMKKYTVKACGYCSEVHVGPWGHNAKLCGAFKHQWRDGKHGWQDATVDEVFPPNYVWHVRDPSGPPLRSSLKRYYGKTPAVVEVCMQAGAKISDEYKPMMRLDIVIPDSDETRMII